One window of the Salvelinus alpinus chromosome 13, SLU_Salpinus.1, whole genome shotgun sequence genome contains the following:
- the LOC139537108 gene encoding barrier-to-autointegration factor-like, protein MSSTSQKHKEFVAEPMGEKLVNALAGIGEVLGKRLEEKGFDKAYVVLGQFLVLKKDEELFRDWLKDTCGANVKQQGDCYGCLREWCDSFL, encoded by the exons ATGTCGTCAACATCCCAGAAACACAAAGAGTTTGTGGCAGAACCCATGGGGGAGAAGTTAGTCAATGCACTTGCTGGCATTGGAGAGGTGCTTGGCAAGAGACTGGAGGAGAAGGGCTTCGACAAG GCTTACGTGGTCCTGGGTCAGTTCCTAGTGCTGAAGAAGGATGAGGAGCTATTCCGGGACTGGCTGAAAGATACATGCGGGGCCAATGTCAAACAGCAGGGCGATTGCTATGGCTGCCTGCGTGAGTGGTGTGATTCTTTCCTGTAG
- the LOC139537107 gene encoding U4/U6.U5 tri-snRNP-associated protein 1-like, with protein MGSSKKHKEKGRDKDAEERHREHKKHRHRDRERDKERNVTREREKRKRSRSKERSGRGSEREGRSKGERSTGEPRVKKEKVEAGYEESPGIGPQSASGDASLSIEETNKLRAKLGLKPLEMTDTTKELGTKEQPMVAETINPVYIKQQNEMREKLAAMKEKRLLNKKLGKVKTLAEGDWLDDTVAWVERSRKMAKEKELAEKRAKLLQEMDEEFGVSNLVDEEFGQTKKAAYSSRDLKGLTVQHRIESFNEGETVILTLQDKGVLEEEDDVLVNVGLVDKEKAEKNVELKKKKPDYKAYEEDESVDDMVTFKPRTVLGKYDEEIDGEKKKSFQLSKGGCAEGERERELQAIRETLRNQAQSLEMPALAIASEYYTPQEMVGFKKTKQRVRKIRKKALPDELQLDDTRNTDFGSRVRGRGRRQLDEGQEVSKEGVIIPGLDVPQQSDDIRMADMDISDDEDITPSEPAVLEEDEAEQDLQKQLEKQRKLKQKQLEKQKKLNQKQLLQDSGEKVAEQVPWLARVDGSDDEDNKNNLNIVFNATSEFCRTLGDIPTYGLSGNREDQEDIMDFEQEAERDGAGGSDSDEDENVGWSIVNVDEEQKQPDFSTASTTILDEEPIVSSGLAAALALCKNKGLLDTQMQKISRVRAPTGALPNDNYSIEDKMTIDDKYSRREEYRGFTQDFKEKDAYKPDVKIEYVDESGRKLTPKEAFRQLSHRFHGKGSGKMKTERRMKKLEEEALLKKMSSSDTPLGTVALLQEKQKSQKTPYIVLSGSGKSMNANNITK; from the exons ATGGGGTCGTCGAAGAAACACAAGGAGAAAGGCCGTGATAAGGATGCAGAAGAGCGTCACCGCGAACACAAAAAACACCGTCACAGGGACCGGGAGAGGGACAAGGAACGAAATGTCAcccgagagagggagaagaggaaacGGTCCAGATCGAAGGAAAGGAGCGGACGGGGTTCCGAGAGAGAAGGTCGCAGTAAAGGCGAAAGGAGTACTGGGGAGCCTCGCGTAAAGAAAGAAAAAGTGGAGGCCGGATATGAAGAGAGTCCAG GAATTGGACCACAGTCTGCAAGTGGAGATGCCTCACTTAGCATTGAAGAGACAAA CAAGCTGAGGGCCAAGCTTGGTCTGAAGCCTCTGGAAATGACTGACACAACTAAAG AGCTCGGTACGAAGGAGCAGCCAATGGTTGCGGAGACTATCAACCCTGTGTACATCAAACAGCAGAACGAGATGAGGGAGAAACTGGCGGCTATGAAGGAAAAGAGGCTCCTCAATAAGAAACTGGG GAAAGTGAAGACTTTAGCAGAGGGAGACTGGCTGGACGACACTGTAGCCTGGGTGGAGAGGAGCCGGAAGATGGCCAAAGAGAAAGAACTGGCAGAGAAGAGA GCCAAACTTCTGCAGGAGATGGATGAGGAGTTTGGTGTGAGCAATCTGGTGGATGAGGAGTTTGGCCAGACCAAGAAG GCCGCTTACAGTTCTCGGGACCTAAAGGGTCTCACTGTGCAGCATAGGATTGAGTCATTTAATGAAGGGGAGACTGTCATCCTCACACTGCAAGACAAAG GTGTGCTTGAAGAGGAGGACGATGTACTTGTAAACGTGGGTCTAGTGGACAAAGAAAAGGCTGAGAAGAATGTGGAGttgaagaagaaaaagcctgatTACAAAGCTTACGAAGAGGACGAGAGTGTCGATGACATGGTTACG TTCAAGCCGCGCACTGTGCTGGGCAAGTATGATGAGGAGATtgatggagagaagaagaagagtttCCAGCTGAGCAAAGGGGGCTGTGCTGAGGGGGAACGGGAACGGGAGCTGCAGGCTATCCGGGAGACCCTGAGGAACCAGGCCCAGTCCCTGGAGATGCCTGCTCTCGCTATTGCCTCAGAGTACTACACACCACAGGAGATG GTGGGCTTTAAGAAGACCAAGCAGCGCGTCAGGAAGATCAGGAAGAAGGCGTTGCCTGACGAGCTCCAACTAGACGACACGCGCAACACCGACTTCGGCTCCAg ggtTCGGGGTCGGGGTCGCAGGCAGTTGGATGAGGGCCAGGAGGTGTCAAAGGAGGGTGTCATCATACCGGGACTAGATGTACCCCAACAGTCTGATGACATCAGGATGGCTGACATGGACATCAGTGATGATG AGGACATCACCCCCTCTGAGCCGGCTGTGCTGGAGGAGGACGAGGCAGAGCAAGATCTGCAGAAGCAGCTGGAGAAGCAGAGGAAGCTCAAACAGAAGCAGCTGGAGAAGCAGAAGAAGCTCAATCAGAAGCAGCTGCTCCAAGACTCTGGGGAAAAG GTGGCAGAGCAGGTCCCATGGCTTGCAAGAGTGGATGGCAGTGACGACGAAGACAACAAGAACAACCTGAACATTGTATTTAACGCCACCTCTGAGTTCTGCAGAACTCTGGGTGACATCCCCACTTACGGCCTGTCAGGAAACCGAGAGGACCAGGAGGATATCATG GATTTCGAACAGGAGGCGGAGAGAGATGGGGCCGGAGGATCAGACTCGGATGAGGATGAGAACGTAGGCTGGAGCATCGTCAACGTGGATGAGGAACAGAAGCAGCCTGAT TTCTCCACAGCATCAACCACCATCCTGGATGAAGAACCTATTGTCAGCTCTGGGCTGGCTGCCGCCTTGGCGCTGTGCAAGAATAAGG GTCTCTTGGACACTCAAATGCAGAAGATATCCCGTGTCCGTGCTCCCACCGGTGCCCTGCCCAATGATAACTACAGCATTGAGGACAAGAT GACTATAGATGACAAGTACAGTCGGAGGGAGGAATATAGAGGCTTCACCCAGGACTTCAAGGAGAAGGACGCCTACAAGCCTGACGTCAAGATTGAGTATGTGGATGAATCTGGACGGAAGCTCACTCCCAAAGAG GCTTTCCGGCAGCTCTCACATCGGTTCCATGGGAAGGGGTCTGGCAAGATGAAGACTGAGAGAAGGATGAAAAAGCTGGAAGAGGAAGCG CTGCTGAAGAAGATGAGCAGTAGTGATACCCCTCTAGGAACGGTCGCTTTGCTTCAGGAGAAACAGAAGTCACAAAAAACACCTTACATTGTTCTGAGTGGGAGTGGGAAGAGCATGAATGC AAACAACATCACCAAATAG